In Pseudomonas fluorescens, one genomic interval encodes:
- a CDS encoding NAD(P)H-dependent oxidoreductase, with translation MKKVLLLNGGKKFAHSDGRYNATLHETALSVLDRGGLDVKTTFIDEGYDVAEEVAKFLWADVIIYQMPGWWMGAPWTVKKYIDEVFTEGHGSLYASDGRTRSDASQKYGSGGLIQGKQYMLSLTWNAPQQAFDDPSDFFEAKGVDAVYFPFHKANEFLGMSGLPTFLCVDVMKRPNIENDVARYEQHLKQVFALKA, from the coding sequence ATGAAAAAAGTGTTGTTGCTCAATGGCGGCAAGAAATTCGCCCACTCCGACGGTCGTTACAACGCCACCCTGCACGAAACCGCGCTGAGCGTGCTGGATCGTGGCGGTCTGGATGTCAAAACCACGTTCATCGACGAGGGTTACGACGTCGCTGAAGAAGTGGCCAAATTCCTCTGGGCCGATGTGATCATTTATCAGATGCCGGGCTGGTGGATGGGCGCGCCGTGGACCGTGAAAAAGTACATCGACGAAGTCTTCACCGAAGGCCACGGCAGCCTCTATGCCAGCGATGGTCGGACCCGTTCCGATGCGTCGCAGAAGTACGGCAGCGGCGGCCTGATTCAGGGCAAGCAATACATGCTGTCGCTGACCTGGAACGCACCGCAGCAGGCGTTCGATGACCCGAGCGATTTCTTTGAAGCCAAAGGTGTGGATGCGGTGTATTTCCCGTTCCACAAGGCCAACGAGTTCTTGGGCATGAGCGGGTTGCCGACGTTCCTCTGTGTGGACGTGATGAAGCGCCCGAACATCGAGAATGATGTGGCGCGGTATGAGCAGCATCTGAAACAGGTGTTTGCTCTCAAGGCGTGA
- a CDS encoding LysR family transcriptional regulator, which translates to MKARSDELQIFVCVIECGSISAAAEQVGQTPSAVSRTLSRLEAKLDTTLINRTTRRMDLTEEGKYFFEQAKLILDQMDALEERLSSRQQTPSGRLRINAASPFMLHAIVPYIDEFRGLYPDIQLELNSNDLIIDLLEQSTDVAIRIGTLADSTLHARSLGCSPLLIVASPAYLEKHGAPQQVADLSDHTLLGFTHNEGLNQWPLRYVHGDRWPITPAISASSGETVRHLALEGQGIACLSHFMTIDDIRAGRLKVLLAEFNSGYRQPINAVYYRNSQLALRIQCFLDFIQSKLAAYASADFKG; encoded by the coding sequence GTGAAAGCCAGATCCGATGAGTTGCAGATTTTCGTCTGCGTGATCGAGTGCGGTTCGATTTCCGCCGCTGCCGAGCAGGTCGGCCAGACCCCTTCGGCGGTCAGCCGCACACTGTCGCGGCTGGAAGCCAAGCTCGACACCACGCTGATCAACCGCACCACGCGGCGCATGGACCTGACCGAGGAGGGCAAGTATTTCTTCGAGCAGGCCAAGCTGATTCTCGATCAGATGGACGCCCTCGAAGAGCGACTGTCCTCACGCCAGCAAACCCCGTCCGGGCGCCTGCGAATCAACGCCGCGTCGCCCTTCATGCTGCACGCCATCGTGCCGTACATCGACGAATTCCGTGGCCTGTACCCGGACATCCAGCTCGAACTCAACAGCAATGACCTGATCATTGACCTGCTGGAACAAAGCACCGACGTCGCCATCCGCATCGGCACCCTTGCCGATTCGACCTTGCATGCGCGCTCGCTAGGTTGCAGCCCGTTGCTGATCGTCGCCAGTCCGGCGTATCTGGAAAAGCACGGCGCGCCGCAGCAGGTCGCCGACTTGAGTGACCACACCCTGCTCGGTTTCACCCACAACGAAGGCCTCAACCAGTGGCCTTTGCGCTACGTGCATGGCGACCGTTGGCCAATCACTCCGGCCATCAGCGCCTCCAGCGGCGAGACCGTGCGCCATCTGGCGCTGGAAGGCCAGGGCATTGCCTGCCTGTCGCACTTCATGACCATCGACGACATCCGCGCCGGGCGCCTCAAGGTGCTGCTGGCGGAATTCAACAGCGGTTATCGCCAGCCGATCAACGCGGTGTACTACCGGAACTCGCAACTGGCGCTGCGCATTCAGTGCTTCCTCGACTTCATCCAGAGCAAACTTGCGGCCTACGCCAGCGCCGATTTCAAGGGTTGA
- the mmsB gene encoding 3-hydroxyisobutyrate dehydrogenase, translating to MKIAFIGLGNMGAPMARNLIKAGHSLNLVDLNKTVLAELEQLGGTIRASAREAAEDAELVITMLPAAVHVRSVWLGEDGVLAGIGKGVPAVDCSTIDPQTARDVAAAAAKQGVAMADAPVSGGTGGATAGTLTFMVGATPELFATLQPVLAQMGRNIVHCGEVGTGQIAKICNNLLLAISMVGVSEAMALGDALGIDTSVLAGIINSSTGRCWSSEMYNPWPGIVETAPASRGYTGGFGAELMLKDLGLATEAARQAHQPVMLGAVAQQLYQAMSQRGEGGKDFSAIINSYCKPQ from the coding sequence ATGAAAATCGCATTTATCGGTCTGGGCAACATGGGCGCGCCGATGGCGCGCAACCTGATCAAGGCCGGCCATTCACTGAATCTGGTCGACCTGAACAAGACGGTGCTGGCGGAGCTTGAGCAACTGGGCGGCACTATCCGCGCCTCGGCCCGTGAGGCCGCCGAAGACGCCGAGCTGGTGATCACCATGCTCCCGGCAGCGGTGCATGTGCGCAGCGTCTGGCTCGGTGAGGACGGTGTGCTGGCCGGTATCGGCAAAGGCGTGCCGGCGGTGGATTGCAGCACCATCGATCCGCAAACCGCCCGCGATGTGGCCGCCGCTGCTGCCAAACAAGGCGTGGCCATGGCTGATGCACCGGTCTCCGGCGGCACTGGCGGCGCGACCGCCGGCACGCTGACCTTCATGGTCGGCGCCACTCCGGAACTGTTCGCCACCCTGCAACCGGTGCTGGCGCAGATGGGCCGCAACATCGTGCATTGCGGTGAAGTCGGCACCGGACAGATCGCCAAGATCTGCAACAACCTGCTGCTGGCGATCTCGATGGTCGGTGTCAGCGAAGCCATGGCGCTGGGCGATGCACTGGGGATCGACACCTCGGTGCTGGCCGGGATCATCAACAGCTCGACCGGGCGTTGCTGGAGTTCGGAAATGTACAACCCGTGGCCGGGCATCGTCGAAACGGCGCCAGCCTCGCGCGGGTATACCGGTGGGTTTGGTGCCGAACTGATGCTCAAGGATCTGGGGCTGGCGACCGAAGCGGCGCGTCAGGCGCACCAACCGGTGATGCTCGGTGCGGTGGCGCAACAGTTGTATCAGGCGATGAGCCAGCGCGGGGAGGGTGGCAAGGACTTCTCGGCGATTATCAACAGCTATTGCAAGCCACAGTAA
- a CDS encoding NAD-dependent epimerase/dehydratase family protein: protein MNVFITGAAGFIGGSIATGLVRAGHTVTGLVRSAEQADELIVLGITPVIGTLEDSTLLAEQARAADAVINAASSDHRGAVEALLDALRGSNKVFLHTSGSSIVGDASGGKSSDVIYYEDNLPEPTVDKAARVAIDNLILSAAQDGVNSAVICNTLIYGHSLGVNRDSVQLPRLLKQARKSGVVRHVGTGQNIWSNVHIEDVVALYLLALTKNVPGTFYFVESGEASFIDMTTAMAEALNLGEPQDWPLQDAEAEWGYEMANYGLGSNSRVRGKHARELLGWVPKRTSVVDWIRNEMV, encoded by the coding sequence ATGAACGTATTCATCACCGGCGCTGCCGGATTCATCGGCGGTTCCATCGCCACCGGTCTGGTTCGGGCCGGCCACACCGTCACGGGTCTGGTGCGTAGCGCCGAACAGGCTGATGAGCTGATAGTACTGGGCATCACCCCGGTGATCGGCACCCTCGAAGACAGCACATTGCTGGCTGAACAGGCCCGCGCCGCCGATGCGGTGATCAACGCCGCCAGCAGCGACCATCGCGGCGCGGTCGAAGCGTTGCTCGATGCCCTGCGCGGTTCGAACAAAGTGTTCCTGCACACCAGCGGTTCGAGCATCGTCGGCGATGCCTCGGGCGGCAAGTCCAGCGACGTCATCTACTACGAAGACAACCTGCCGGAACCCACCGTCGACAAGGCTGCCCGTGTGGCCATCGACAACCTGATCCTCTCTGCCGCACAGGACGGCGTGAACTCGGCGGTGATCTGCAACACCCTGATCTACGGTCACAGCCTGGGCGTCAATCGCGACAGCGTGCAGTTGCCGCGTCTGCTCAAACAAGCGCGCAAAAGCGGCGTGGTGCGCCATGTCGGCACTGGCCAGAACATCTGGTCCAACGTGCACATCGAAGACGTCGTCGCCCTGTACCTGCTGGCGCTGACCAAAAACGTACCGGGTACCTTCTACTTCGTTGAAAGCGGTGAGGCCTCGTTCATCGACATGACCACTGCCATGGCTGAAGCGCTGAATCTCGGCGAACCACAAGACTGGCCACTGCAAGATGCCGAAGCCGAGTGGGGTTACGAAATGGCCAACTACGGCCTTGGCTCCAACAGCCGGGTACGCGGCAAACACGCCCGCGAACTGCTTGGCTGGGTACCGAAGCGTACGTCGGTGGTGGACTGGATTCGTAACGAGATGGTGTGA
- a CDS encoding sulfite exporter TauE/SafE family protein, which yields MNAFADFYQNLGLALCLLVIATFIMAGLVKGVIGLGLPTVAMGLLGLAMAPSQAAALLIIPATLTNVWQLAFGGHLKGLLKRLWPLLLMIFLGTAVGTLSIGMAGGHWVVRGLGAALLLYALSGLLLPTLQVNPRHEPWLGPLCGLITGVITSATGVFVIPAVPYLQALGLSRDELVQALGLSFTVSTLALAGGLFWRGALGSGELSASLLVLIPAMLGMWFGQWLRQRISAVLFKRVFFIGLGALGAHLLISG from the coding sequence ATGAACGCATTTGCAGACTTCTATCAAAACCTCGGCTTGGCTCTGTGCCTGCTGGTCATCGCCACTTTCATCATGGCCGGGCTGGTCAAAGGCGTAATCGGCCTGGGTCTGCCCACCGTCGCCATGGGCCTGCTTGGTCTGGCTATGGCGCCGTCACAGGCAGCCGCGCTGCTGATCATTCCGGCGACGCTGACCAATGTCTGGCAATTGGCGTTCGGCGGGCATCTGAAAGGGTTGCTTAAACGCCTGTGGCCGCTGTTGCTGATGATCTTCCTCGGCACCGCCGTCGGCACGTTGTCGATCGGCATGGCAGGCGGGCATTGGGTGGTGCGTGGGCTGGGCGCGGCGTTGCTGCTGTATGCGTTGAGCGGGTTGTTGCTGCCGACCCTGCAGGTCAATCCCCGGCATGAACCGTGGCTCGGCCCGCTGTGCGGGCTGATCACCGGGGTTATCACTTCGGCCACCGGTGTGTTCGTTATTCCGGCGGTGCCGTACCTGCAGGCGCTGGGTTTGAGTCGCGATGAACTGGTGCAGGCGCTGGGCCTGTCGTTCACCGTTTCGACCCTGGCGCTGGCCGGCGGCCTGTTCTGGCGCGGCGCACTGGGCAGTGGCGAATTGAGTGCCTCGCTGTTGGTGCTGATTCCCGCGATGCTGGGCATGTGGTTCGGCCAATGGTTGCGTCAGCGCATCAGCGCTGTGCTGTTCAAGCGGGTGTTCTTTATCGGACTGGGCGCGCTCGGCGCCCATTTGCTGATCAGCGGCTAG
- a CDS encoding NAD(P)H-dependent oxidoreductase — MGKRILLILGHPGATSFCAALAERYAQSALDAGHQVRQLRLGEMAFDPVLRQGYQQVQALEEDLSRAQSDILWAEHLTLVYPIWWGGIPALLKGFFDRVLLPGFAFKYRKGKPFPDQLLKGRTAHLLVTMDTPLWYYRWIYRMPGLHQVRKTTLQFCGINPLRTLTFGPLLDSSDRQRQRWLQQAHAIARR; from the coding sequence ATGGGCAAACGCATTCTGCTGATTCTCGGCCATCCCGGCGCGACGAGCTTCTGCGCCGCACTCGCCGAGCGCTATGCACAATCAGCGCTCGATGCCGGACACCAGGTGCGTCAGCTACGCCTGGGAGAGATGGCTTTTGACCCGGTGTTGCGCCAGGGGTATCAACAGGTTCAAGCGCTGGAAGAAGACTTGAGCCGCGCGCAATCCGACATCCTTTGGGCCGAACATCTGACGCTGGTCTACCCGATCTGGTGGGGCGGCATTCCAGCGCTGCTCAAAGGTTTTTTTGATCGGGTGTTGCTGCCGGGATTCGCTTTCAAATACCGAAAAGGCAAACCCTTTCCCGATCAGTTGCTCAAGGGGCGCACCGCGCATTTGCTGGTGACGATGGACACGCCACTCTGGTATTACCGCTGGATCTACCGGATGCCGGGACTGCATCAGGTGCGCAAGACCACCCTGCAGTTCTGTGGTATCAACCCCCTGCGCACGCTGACCTTCGGCCCGCTGCTTGACTCCAGCGACCGGCAGCGCCAGCGCTGGCTGCAACAGGCGCACGCTATCGCCCGCCGCTAA
- a CDS encoding cupin domain-containing protein, with product MTATAPITVLRDTHPLPVLDACKWEKLEGDPHTVNLNAYTSEDGSKIMGTWICTPGKWRVDYVKWEYCHFQEGYCIITPDGMAPIHLRAGDIFVVEPGMKGTWEVVETVRKYFVFA from the coding sequence ATGACCGCGACCGCCCCCATCACCGTTCTGCGCGACACCCACCCGCTGCCGGTACTCGATGCCTGCAAATGGGAAAAACTCGAAGGTGACCCGCACACCGTCAACCTCAACGCTTACACCAGCGAAGACGGCAGCAAGATCATGGGCACCTGGATCTGCACCCCGGGCAAGTGGCGGGTCGATTATGTGAAGTGGGAGTACTGCCACTTCCAGGAAGGCTACTGCATCATCACCCCGGACGGCATGGCGCCAATCCACCTGCGAGCCGGCGACATCTTCGTGGTTGAACCGGGGATGAAAGGCACCTGGGAAGTGGTCGAGACCGTACGCAAATATTTCGTCTTCGCCTGA
- a CDS encoding CoA-acylating methylmalonate-semialdehyde dehydrogenase — MNASLTPNETTVQKVKLLIDGEWVESQTTEWHDIVNPATQQVLAKVPFATAAEVDAAISAAHRAFQTWKLTPIGARMRIMLKLQALIREHSKRIAVVLSAEQGKTIADAEGDIFRGLEVVEHACSIGTLQMGEFAENVAGGVDTYTLRQPIGVCAGITPFNFPAMIPLWMFPMAIACGNTFVLKPSEQDPLSTMLLVELAIEAGVPAGVLNVVHGGKDVVDGLCTHKDIKAVSFVGSTAVGTHVYDLAGKHGKRVQSMMGAKNHAVVLPDANREQALNALVGAGFGAAGQRCMATSVVVLVGAAKQWLPDLKALAQKLKVNAGSEAGTDVGPVISKKAKARILDLIESGIKEGAKLELDGRDIKVPGYEQGNFVGPTLFSGVTTDMQIYTQEIFGPVLVVLEVDTLDQAIALVNANPFGNGTGLFTQSGAAARKFQTEIDVGQVGINIPIPVPVPFFSFTGSRGSKLGDLGPYGKQVVQFYTQTKTVTARWFDDDSVNDGVNTTINLR, encoded by the coding sequence ATGAACGCATCGCTTACGCCCAACGAAACCACGGTCCAGAAGGTCAAGCTGCTGATCGATGGCGAGTGGGTCGAATCGCAGACCACCGAATGGCACGACATCGTCAACCCGGCGACCCAGCAAGTGCTGGCCAAGGTTCCGTTCGCCACTGCCGCTGAAGTCGACGCCGCCATCAGTGCCGCGCACCGCGCGTTCCAGACCTGGAAACTGACCCCGATCGGCGCGCGCATGCGCATCATGCTCAAGCTGCAGGCACTGATCCGCGAGCACTCCAAGCGCATCGCCGTAGTGCTGAGCGCCGAGCAGGGCAAGACTATTGCCGACGCCGAGGGCGATATTTTCCGTGGCCTGGAAGTGGTCGAACACGCCTGTTCCATCGGCACCCTGCAAATGGGCGAGTTCGCCGAAAACGTGGCCGGTGGCGTCGATACCTACACCCTGCGCCAGCCAATCGGCGTGTGCGCCGGCATCACCCCGTTCAACTTCCCGGCGATGATTCCGCTGTGGATGTTCCCGATGGCCATCGCTTGCGGCAACACCTTCGTCTTGAAGCCTTCCGAGCAGGATCCACTGTCGACCATGCTCCTGGTGGAACTGGCGATCGAGGCCGGCGTTCCGGCCGGCGTGCTCAACGTGGTGCACGGTGGCAAGGACGTCGTCGATGGCCTGTGTACCCACAAGGACATCAAAGCCGTATCGTTCGTTGGTTCGACCGCGGTCGGTACGCACGTTTACGACCTGGCCGGCAAGCACGGCAAACGCGTGCAATCGATGATGGGTGCGAAGAACCATGCCGTCGTGCTGCCGGACGCCAATCGCGAGCAAGCGCTGAATGCCTTGGTCGGCGCCGGTTTCGGTGCGGCAGGGCAACGCTGCATGGCCACCTCGGTGGTGGTGCTGGTTGGTGCGGCGAAACAATGGCTGCCGGATCTGAAAGCGCTGGCGCAGAAACTCAAGGTCAACGCCGGCAGCGAGGCGGGCACCGATGTCGGCCCGGTGATCTCGAAGAAAGCCAAGGCGCGGATTCTCGATCTGATCGAAAGCGGCATCAAGGAAGGCGCCAAGCTTGAACTCGATGGTCGCGACATCAAGGTGCCGGGCTACGAACAAGGCAACTTCGTCGGCCCGACCCTGTTCTCGGGCGTGACCACTGACATGCAGATCTATACCCAGGAAATCTTCGGCCCGGTGCTGGTGGTGCTGGAAGTCGACACCCTCGATCAGGCCATCGCACTGGTCAACGCCAACCCGTTCGGCAACGGTACGGGCCTGTTCACCCAGAGCGGTGCGGCGGCGCGCAAATTCCAGACGGAAATCGACGTCGGCCAGGTCGGCATCAACATCCCGATTCCGGTGCCGGTGCCGTTCTTCAGCTTCACCGGTTCGCGCGGTTCGAAACTCGGCGACCTCGGCCCGTACGGCAAGCAAGTAGTGCAGTTCTACACCCAGACCAAAACGGTTACGGCGCGCTGGTTCGATGACGACAGCGTCAACGACGGCGTGAACACCACCATCAACCTGCGCTGA
- a CDS encoding LysR family transcriptional regulator, with product MQKNITSLGSLNWDDLKFFLEVARTRKASTAAKRLAVDYTTVSRRISSLEAALGTLLFEKSRTSGFVLTTEGQRLLGYAESIESTLHMACEQVSGSGVALSGHVRMGCTEGFGSFFITPQLSHFVDAYPAISVDILPLPHFISLSKREADIVIALERPEHGPYVCCKLCDYRLQLYATQDYLDQHPPIRRPADLGKHQFISYVDDLAFSSELLYLANVLPGASANLRSTSVIAQFVAAQQGRSLAILPCFLAAQDPRLLPVLPEEIDITRQFWMYCREDLRKLKRITLLWDYIREVTERNQGLLMGQTREMRFAD from the coding sequence ATGCAAAAAAACATCACCTCCCTGGGGTCGCTGAACTGGGACGACCTGAAGTTTTTCCTCGAAGTCGCCCGCACCCGCAAGGCCAGCACTGCGGCCAAACGCCTGGCGGTGGACTACACCACCGTGTCGCGGCGCATCAGTTCGCTGGAAGCGGCATTGGGTACGTTGCTGTTCGAAAAATCGCGCACCAGCGGTTTTGTCCTGACCACTGAAGGCCAGCGTTTGCTGGGCTATGCCGAGTCGATTGAAAGCACGTTGCACATGGCTTGCGAGCAGGTCTCGGGCTCTGGTGTGGCACTTTCCGGGCATGTACGCATGGGCTGCACCGAAGGTTTCGGCAGTTTTTTCATCACCCCGCAGCTGAGCCACTTCGTCGACGCCTACCCGGCGATCTCGGTGGACATCCTGCCGCTGCCGCACTTCATCAGCCTGTCCAAGCGCGAGGCCGATATCGTCATCGCTTTGGAACGCCCGGAGCACGGCCCGTACGTGTGCTGCAAACTCTGCGACTACCGCTTGCAGCTCTACGCAACCCAGGACTACCTCGACCAACACCCGCCGATCCGCCGCCCTGCGGACTTGGGTAAGCATCAATTCATCAGTTATGTGGATGACCTGGCGTTCAGCTCGGAGCTGCTGTACCTGGCGAACGTGCTGCCCGGCGCCAGCGCAAACCTGCGCAGCACCAGCGTCATCGCGCAGTTCGTCGCGGCGCAGCAAGGGCGTTCACTGGCGATTCTGCCGTGCTTCCTCGCGGCGCAGGATCCGCGCCTGCTGCCGGTGCTGCCCGAGGAAATCGACATCACCCGGCAGTTCTGGATGTACTGCCGGGAGGATCTCAGGAAATTGAAGCGGATCACCCTGTTGTGGGATTACATCCGT
- a CDS encoding MerR family transcriptional regulator has product MYIGQAAQRAGTTIKSIRHYESIGLLPTPRRQGKYRLYDQQSIELLIFIKCAKEMGFRLRELQTIFAAHHGEAMPWDLAQQAIEAKKREINSSIAELTRQYAQLEGFEIDLERARVECPLENL; this is encoded by the coding sequence ATGTACATCGGCCAAGCCGCGCAACGTGCCGGCACCACCATCAAAAGCATTCGCCACTACGAGTCGATCGGTTTGCTGCCCACGCCCCGGCGCCAAGGTAAATATCGCCTCTACGACCAACAAAGCATCGAACTGCTGATCTTCATCAAATGCGCAAAAGAGATGGGCTTCAGGCTCCGGGAATTGCAGACGATTTTTGCCGCGCATCATGGCGAGGCCATGCCATGGGATCTGGCCCAACAGGCTATCGAGGCAAAAAAACGCGAGATCAACAGCAGCATCGCTGAGCTGACGCGGCAATACGCGCAACTGGAAGGTTTCGAAATCGACCTTGAACGGGCGCGGGTCGAATGCCCGCTGGAAAACCTTTGA
- a CDS encoding LysR substrate-binding domain-containing protein, whose amino-acid sequence MHFDLTDLRLYLHILDTGNITAGAARSHLSLAAASARIRAMEASLGTEFLHRGRRGVSPTPAGKALAHHARILLQQAERMQQDLADYAQGVKGQVRLLCNTTAITEYLPEVLADFLREHPNLDIDLQELPSARIIHALRQGAADIGIVSDAVDTSDLQTQPFRDDPLVLIVPREHPLANAAEVSFSDALHHDFVGLSTDSALAIYLEEQALHSGSRMQVRIRADGFEGVLRMVARGAGLAIVPLAAIERATPRSFNSITLNEPWARRTLMLCARDFSALPGYAKALLQALTLP is encoded by the coding sequence ATGCACTTCGACCTCACCGACCTGCGCCTCTACCTGCACATCCTCGACACCGGCAACATCACCGCCGGCGCCGCCCGCAGCCATCTTTCGCTCGCCGCCGCCAGTGCGCGCATTCGCGCCATGGAAGCCTCGCTGGGCACCGAGTTCCTGCATCGCGGCCGCCGTGGCGTGAGCCCGACGCCCGCTGGCAAGGCACTGGCCCACCACGCGCGCATCCTCCTGCAACAGGCCGAACGCATGCAGCAGGATCTGGCCGACTACGCGCAGGGCGTCAAAGGACAGGTGCGACTGTTGTGCAACACCACGGCGATCACCGAATACCTGCCGGAAGTGCTCGCGGACTTTTTGCGCGAGCATCCCAACCTCGACATCGATCTGCAGGAACTGCCCAGCGCCCGCATCATCCACGCCTTGCGCCAGGGCGCAGCCGATATCGGCATCGTCTCCGATGCAGTGGACACCTCCGATTTACAGACTCAGCCCTTTCGCGATGATCCGTTAGTGCTGATCGTGCCGCGGGAACATCCACTGGCCAACGCCGCCGAAGTCAGCTTCAGCGACGCCCTGCATCACGATTTTGTCGGCCTGAGCACCGACAGCGCGCTGGCGATCTACCTCGAAGAACAGGCGCTGCACAGCGGCTCGCGCATGCAGGTGCGGATCCGCGCCGACGGTTTCGAAGGGGTGCTGCGCATGGTCGCCCGAGGCGCCGGCCTCGCCATCGTGCCGCTGGCGGCCATTGAACGCGCGACGCCGCGCTCATTCAACAGCATCACCCTCAACGAGCCATGGGCGCGCCGCACGCTGATGCTCTGCGCCCGGGATTTCAGCGCCCTGCCCGGTTATGCCAAAGCCTTGCTGCAAGCCTTGACTCTCCCCTGA
- a CDS encoding putative quinol monooxygenase, with the protein MSERHGFILHAKTRPEKAEAFEALFRAYVEPSRAEPGCIEYHMLRDKEDPTLFIFYEIWESQAHLDVHSNLPHMREFFDNRMTYLERDFDVRRIDMLSASSASR; encoded by the coding sequence ATGAGTGAACGCCACGGTTTCATCCTGCATGCCAAGACCCGCCCGGAAAAAGCCGAGGCTTTCGAAGCGCTGTTTCGCGCCTATGTCGAGCCGAGCCGCGCCGAGCCAGGCTGCATCGAGTACCACATGCTGCGCGACAAGGAAGACCCGACGCTGTTCATCTTCTACGAGATCTGGGAAAGCCAGGCGCACCTGGACGTGCACTCGAATCTGCCGCACATGCGCGAGTTTTTCGACAACCGCATGACGTATCTGGAGCGTGATTTCGATGTCCGTCGGATCGACATGCTCAGCGCCTCGTCGGCTAGCCGCTGA
- a CDS encoding GntP family permease, with product MTPSFGYWLLMYAAVAIIALIVLIARYRLNPFIVITLISIGLALVAGMPPSGVVGAYEAGVGKTLGHIALVVALGTMLGKMMAESGGAEQMARTLIEKFGEKNAHWAMVCIAFLVGLPLFFEVGFVLLVPIAFTVARRVGVSILMVGLPMVAGLSVVHALVPPHPAAMLAVQAYQASIGQTLLYAIAIGIPTAIIAGPLYAKFIVPRIQLPADNPLEKQFLDREPRDKLPGFGITMATILLPVVLMLIGGWANLISTPGSGFNQFLLFIGNSVIALLLATLLSFWTLGIAQGFNRESILKFTNECLAPTASITLLVGAGGGLNRILVDAGVTDQIVGLAHEFHLSPLIMGWLFAALMRVATGSATVAMTTASGVVAPVAIGLGYPHPELLVLATGAGSVIFSHVNDGGFWLIKEYFNMTVAQTFKTWTVLETLISLVAFALTVGLSYLL from the coding sequence ATGACGCCTTCCTTCGGCTATTGGCTGCTGATGTATGCCGCCGTCGCCATCATCGCCCTGATCGTGCTGATCGCCCGCTACCGGCTCAACCCGTTCATCGTCATCACCCTGATTTCCATCGGTCTGGCGCTGGTGGCGGGGATGCCGCCGTCGGGCGTGGTGGGGGCGTATGAGGCCGGGGTGGGCAAGACGCTGGGGCATATTGCGCTGGTGGTGGCGCTGGGGACGATGCTTGGCAAGATGATGGCCGAGTCCGGTGGCGCGGAGCAGATGGCCCGCACCTTGATCGAAAAATTCGGCGAGAAGAACGCGCACTGGGCGATGGTCTGCATCGCGTTTCTGGTGGGGCTGCCGCTGTTCTTCGAAGTCGGTTTTGTGTTGCTGGTACCCATCGCCTTCACCGTGGCGCGGCGGGTGGGCGTGTCGATTCTGATGGTCGGCCTGCCGATGGTCGCCGGTCTGTCGGTGGTGCATGCGCTGGTGCCGCCGCACCCGGCGGCGATGCTCGCGGTGCAGGCGTATCAGGCCTCGATCGGGCAGACCTTGCTGTATGCGATTGCCATCGGCATTCCCACCGCAATCATCGCCGGGCCGCTGTACGCCAAATTCATCGTGCCGCGCATTCAGCTGCCGGCGGATAACCCGCTGGAAAAACAATTTCTCGACCGCGAACCGCGCGACAAGCTGCCGGGTTTCGGCATCACCATGGCGACCATTCTGTTGCCGGTGGTACTGATGCTGATCGGTGGCTGGGCCAACCTGATTTCCACGCCGGGCAGTGGTTTCAACCAGTTTCTGTTGTTCATCGGCAACTCGGTGATTGCGCTGTTGCTGGCAACCTTGCTGAGCTTCTGGACGTTGGGCATCGCTCAGGGTTTCAATCGTGAATCGATCCTCAAATTCACCAACGAGTGCCTGGCACCGACCGCCAGTATCACCTTGCTGGTCGGCGCCGGTGGCGGCCTGAACCGGATTCTGGTGGATGCCGGAGTCACCGATCAGATCGTCGGGCTGGCCCACGAATTTCACCTGTCGCCGCTGATCATGGGCTGGCTGTTCGCCGCGTTGATGCGGGTTGCCACCGGCTCGGCCACCGTCGCGATGACCACCGCGTCCGGCGTGGTCGCACCGGTGGCCATTGGTCTGGGTTATCCACACCCGGAATTGCTGGTGCTGGCGACCGGCGCCGGCTCGGTGATCTTTTCCCACGTCAACGACGGCGGCTTCTGGTTGATCAAGGAATACTTCAACATGACGGTCGCGCAGACGTTCAAGACCTGGACCGTGCTTGAGACCCTGATCTCGCTGGTCGCTTTCGCTCTGACCGTCGGCCTTTCTTATTTGCTGTAA